A single Thermoplasmatales archaeon DNA region contains:
- a CDS encoding site-2 protease family protein, whose protein sequence is MEAGTSQIKVQSDDLEYVVDFVKSKLVTYDVVVDPISIKFYYFNSDNLDLTEAFDEIRKELVPKNYVPFLNESQEHFLEVTRRPETHFRGVIINIILLIATLASTIYVGTLWAEPFFRGLQSRIFYGFVFFSLPIMAILGIHETGHFIVARLHKVRASLPFFIPIPYEIGTFGAFISLRDPMPNRKVMTEIGIAGPIFGFVTALPLLFVANYFSHIYAPIPGIPSPYPFVINYPLIYSLFHLHYISTRPVFPMVLAVWVGMFATAMNLIPAGQLDGGHVIRGLLGKKANYVDYIFVGFLFIAGFYYTGWWIIAILVVLMGLTHPPALDDYSNIKSRDIALGVIALLMFAVTFTIIPISALP, encoded by the coding sequence ATGGAAGCAGGAACAAGTCAAATTAAGGTGCAAAGCGATGATCTTGAGTATGTTGTAGATTTTGTGAAATCAAAACTTGTTACATATGATGTGGTAGTTGACCCGATTTCAATAAAGTTTTATTATTTCAATAGCGACAATCTTGATCTTACCGAAGCTTTTGACGAGATAAGGAAGGAGCTTGTTCCAAAGAATTACGTACCTTTCCTGAACGAGAGTCAGGAGCACTTCCTAGAAGTTACAAGAAGGCCTGAAACTCACTTTCGTGGCGTGATTATAAACATCATATTGCTTATAGCAACACTTGCATCTACCATTTATGTCGGCACTCTGTGGGCCGAACCATTTTTCAGAGGTTTACAGTCAAGGATATTCTACGGTTTCGTATTTTTCTCCCTCCCCATTATGGCGATTCTTGGCATACATGAAACCGGACATTTTATCGTAGCGAGACTCCATAAGGTGAGAGCTTCTCTCCCTTTTTTTATACCCATACCATATGAAATCGGAACCTTTGGCGCTTTCATTTCGCTGAGAGATCCAATGCCTAACAGAAAGGTGATGACTGAGATAGGAATAGCAGGCCCCATATTTGGCTTTGTCACAGCTCTTCCACTGCTGTTCGTTGCTAACTACTTCTCCCATATCTACGCTCCAATTCCAGGAATTCCGTCTCCATATCCATTTGTGATAAATTACCCGTTGATCTATTCCCTTTTCCATCTTCATTACATATCGACAAGGCCTGTGTTTCCAATGGTACTTGCGGTGTGGGTAGGAATGTTTGCTACCGCCATGAACCTCATACCTGCAGGCCAGCTTGATGGTGGCCACGTTATAAGAGGCTTGTTGGGAAAGAAGGCGAATTACGTAGATTACATATTTGTTGGTTTTCTATTTATTGCGGGGTTTTATTATACGGGGTGGTGGATCATCGCGATTCTGGTAGTACTGATGGGACTCACACATCCTCCGGCGCTTGACGATTACTCAAACATAAAGTCCAGAGACATTGCCCTTGGTGTTATAGCGCTTCTAATGTTTGCAGTAACATTCACTATAATCCCTATTAGCGCACTTCCTTGA
- a CDS encoding AbrB/MazE/SpoVT family DNA-binding domain-containing protein has translation MSDKLIAVSKTSSRGSSLRITLPKEIAEKLNVSESEHIGFYEIKGEIVVRKIE, from the coding sequence ATGTCAGATAAACTAATCGCAGTATCGAAGACATCTTCCAGGGGCTCATCATTGAGGATCACTTTACCAAAAGAGATAGCAGAGAAGTTGAATGTTTCAGAATCGGAACATATAGGATTTTATGAAATTAAAGGGGAGATTGTGGTTAGGAAGATTGAGTGA
- a CDS encoding site-specific DNA-methyltransferase → MKENMIINDDCVKFLSKTPKKDLQIDLSFLDPPFNQGKDYRVSDDDIPEEEYWIFMKRVCRLIYNRTSDGGSIYFMQREKNTARVMKVLEDTGWTYQNLIIWKKKTSAVPQNNKFGLHYQIIVFATKGDKPRVFNKLRINPPRLITERYERPNGMYVTDVWDDIRELTSGYFAGDEALRMENGERFHKQQSPVALLLRIILSSSNIGDLVFDPFAGTGTTLVVAKQLSRKYIGIEIDPVNTKKIEERLRELRPSDSIDKYRRDYYFTENLNNLWTPRNADLDREFLFSKNLNGENIST, encoded by the coding sequence ATGAAGGAAAACATGATAATTAATGACGATTGCGTAAAGTTTCTATCGAAAACTCCAAAAAAAGACCTTCAAATAGATCTATCTTTTTTAGACCCCCCTTTCAATCAAGGAAAAGATTACAGAGTTAGCGATGATGATATCCCGGAAGAGGAATATTGGATATTCATGAAAAGGGTTTGCAGATTGATATATAATAGGACTTCTGATGGTGGTTCAATATATTTTATGCAAAGAGAGAAGAATACAGCTCGAGTAATGAAGGTTCTTGAAGATACCGGCTGGACTTACCAGAACTTAATTATATGGAAAAAGAAAACGTCTGCTGTTCCACAGAATAACAAATTTGGATTGCATTATCAAATAATTGTATTTGCTACAAAGGGCGATAAACCAAGAGTTTTTAATAAACTTAGGATAAATCCACCAAGATTAATTACGGAAAGGTATGAGAGACCAAATGGTATGTATGTTACTGACGTATGGGATGATATTAGGGAACTAACATCAGGATATTTTGCTGGTGATGAAGCACTAAGGATGGAAAATGGTGAAAGATTTCACAAACAACAATCTCCTGTAGCTCTTCTGCTGAGGATAATATTATCTTCCAGCAATATTGGAGATTTGGTTTTTGATCCGTTTGCAGGGACGGGTACGACTCTAGTGGTAGCGAAACAGCTATCGAGAAAGTATATTGGAATTGAAATCGACCCAGTAAATACTAAAAAGATAGAAGAAAGATTAAGGGAATTAAGACCAAGCGATAGCATAGATAAATACCGCAGGGATTATTATTTCACTGAAAATCTCAATAATTTGTGGACTCCTCGAAATGCAGATTTAGATAGAGAATTTTTATTTAGTAAGAATTTAAACGGAGAGAACATATCCACTTGA
- a CDS encoding phospholipase D-like domain-containing protein, with product MVKEIKEAKKYVRIAVFQIHNEFIYDAIDSILTKGIEVEIFTLPYDSINEDIRDKVKDRIERIKTNGAKVYFSKWGIGDPERTTTAIGRWYSFHGKFLVTDNVAISLSANLTEEPELDAMLIYKEEGKIKEFNEKFLTLLALFGEGSIKNLVEQTTYDSKEALFVAPRTITEPEVKLHWIRDYPAEICKNITSIEDKVYIAPIECKARDLWEMVISEASDYVYISTESFTDTAIIPFLITNSIKGKTIKILTGSESQDFNERIRELYPRLMANNIELRKPKHPLHAKLIITEKRVVVSSVNLNKMNLGYAKKKALWRANTETITIESNLDVIRKAQADYDNIFDDSIQLLNYLSEKEEDYAVSIFKVYGVKPDKDVRNLFSRVIVRSDINLKRNLYQIGRYASILIKKFNKNKNVIETSDFLCAMVLYYLSDRKHTEPELKEKLSEIFPMTNGESIIEKLLQYKLIIKEGEFFKLDLKTLLGEA from the coding sequence GTGGTTAAAGAGATTAAAGAGGCAAAAAAATACGTTAGGATAGCTGTATTTCAAATTCATAATGAATTTATATATGACGCTATTGACAGCATTTTGACAAAGGGTATCGAAGTTGAGATTTTTACTTTACCATACGATAGTATAAATGAGGATATTAGGGACAAAGTAAAGGACAGGATTGAAAGAATAAAGACCAATGGAGCTAAGGTATATTTTTCAAAATGGGGAATAGGAGACCCTGAGAGAACAACAACGGCGATAGGTCGGTGGTATTCATTTCATGGTAAATTTTTAGTAACGGATAACGTAGCGATATCCTTATCTGCCAATCTTACGGAAGAACCGGAACTAGACGCCATGCTAATATACAAAGAAGAAGGAAAAATCAAAGAGTTTAATGAAAAATTTCTGACTTTATTGGCATTATTTGGAGAAGGGAGTATTAAGAATTTAGTAGAGCAGACGACATATGACAGTAAAGAAGCTTTGTTCGTTGCACCAAGGACAATAACCGAACCGGAAGTGAAGTTACATTGGATTAGGGATTATCCCGCAGAGATATGTAAGAACATTACATCTATTGAAGACAAGGTTTACATTGCACCTATTGAGTGCAAAGCCAGAGATTTATGGGAGATGGTAATAAGCGAAGCCTCTGATTATGTTTATATATCCACGGAAAGTTTCACAGATACAGCAATCATACCATTTTTGATTACTAATTCTATAAAGGGTAAAACAATCAAAATACTTACAGGTAGCGAAAGCCAAGATTTCAATGAACGGATAAGAGAACTATACCCAAGATTGATGGCTAATAACATTGAACTAAGAAAACCAAAGCATCCCCTTCATGCAAAGCTTATAATTACTGAAAAGAGAGTCGTTGTAAGCTCGGTGAATCTCAATAAGATGAATTTAGGATATGCCAAGAAGAAGGCTCTTTGGAGAGCAAATACTGAAACCATAACTATTGAATCGAATTTGGACGTCATTAGAAAAGCTCAAGCTGATTATGACAATATTTTTGACGATTCTATCCAGTTGCTAAATTATTTATCTGAAAAAGAAGAAGATTATGCTGTATCTATTTTCAAGGTATACGGAGTCAAGCCAGATAAGGATGTGAGGAATTTATTTAGCAGAGTGATAGTGAGAAGCGACATAAATTTAAAAAGGAATCTTTATCAAATAGGGAGATACGCCTCTATCTTGATAAAAAAATTCAATAAAAACAAGAACGTTATAGAAACTTCTGACTTTCTATGTGCAATGGTTCTTTATTATCTGTCTGATAGGAAACATACCGAACCAGAGTTAAAGGAAAAGCTTTCAGAAATATTTCCTATGACAAACGGTGAAAGTATAATTGAAAAGCTATTACAGTATAAATTGATAATAAAAGAGGGAGAATTCTTCAAGTTAGACTTAAAAACGTTGTTAGGTGAGGCATGA
- a CDS encoding AbrB/MazE/SpoVT family DNA-binding domain-containing protein: MDTKSEIIDISRTSKSGESLRITLPKRIAEKLSIKEGEFVGFYVEGDKVIVERIT; encoded by the coding sequence ATGGATACCAAAAGTGAAATTATTGATATTAGCAGAACATCAAAGAGTGGGGAATCGTTAAGAATTACTTTACCCAAGAGAATAGCGGAGAAACTATCAATCAAGGAAGGCGAGTTTGTAGGGTTTTACGTTGAAGGAGACAAGGTCATAGTTGAAAGAATCACGTAG
- a CDS encoding methyltransferase domain-containing protein yields the protein MQKLPYYGTYHHTSPEQSELIRRVLRETFFDLFRLTGHPETIKSILDAGSGLGYLSELAAYFFRTSSVTGVDLFGSESLPEGDLELAEENMKAAGVGDRVRFIKSDLTDLDFPEEHFDLAVSNLVFHNLGKKRFDAYLSIGRVLKPGGFFVLGDFFWKAEDKKFLRDHFTMLAEKTRISEMPDQYSIMLLRNK from the coding sequence GTGCAGAAACTTCCTTACTATGGCACGTACCACCATACTTCGCCTGAACAATCCGAATTGATAAGAAGAGTTCTGAGAGAAACTTTTTTTGACCTTTTTAGACTGACTGGGCACCCAGAAACCATTAAAAGCATTCTTGATGCGGGCTCTGGACTCGGATACCTCTCTGAACTTGCTGCTTACTTTTTCAGAACATCTTCAGTAACCGGCGTTGATCTATTCGGATCAGAAAGTCTTCCTGAGGGAGACTTAGAATTGGCAGAAGAGAATATGAAGGCTGCGGGTGTGGGCGATAGAGTACGCTTTATAAAATCTGATCTCACTGATCTAGATTTTCCTGAAGAACACTTTGATCTTGCGGTATCGAACCTTGTCTTTCATAATCTAGGGAAGAAACGATTCGATGCGTACTTGAGTATAGGCAGAGTGTTGAAACCAGGCGGGTTTTTTGTTCTTGGAGACTTCTTCTGGAAAGCAGAAGATAAAAAGTTTCTAAGAGATCATTTTACCATGTTAGCAGAAAAGACTAGAATAAGTGAAATGCCAGATCAGTATTCGATTATGCTGCTCAGAAATAAGTAG
- a CDS encoding DUF4382 domain-containing protein, protein MKNKIIIAIVIVVVIAAGIGGFLYYNSTASNGHMAISVADAPAMFDVRAVYISFSSVELHSNTSGWVNYSVPSTTINILGRTTTNASLLTNITLHSGKYTMIRLFIKNVTVDVLGANVTFTLASHFAFINHPFNVTAHSTTGIIIDFNLKQNLNLNSKVFTPNVGFVVTS, encoded by the coding sequence GTGAAAAACAAAATAATCATAGCAATTGTTATAGTGGTAGTAATTGCCGCTGGTATAGGTGGTTTCCTGTACTACAACAGCACCGCATCAAACGGCCATATGGCAATATCGGTTGCAGATGCCCCAGCTATGTTTGATGTCCGTGCGGTATATATCTCGTTTAGTTCAGTGGAATTGCATAGCAATACGTCTGGATGGGTAAACTACTCGGTTCCATCCACGACAATAAATATACTTGGTCGAACGACGACAAATGCGTCTTTGCTGACAAACATAACCCTACATTCTGGGAAATATACAATGATAAGGCTGTTCATAAAAAATGTGACAGTTGATGTCCTAGGTGCGAATGTGACTTTCACTTTGGCGTCTCACTTTGCATTTATTAACCACCCATTCAATGTAACTGCACACTCAACAACTGGAATCATAATCGACTTTAACCTGAAACAGAATCTCAATCTGAACTCTAAGGTGTTCACTCCTAACGTTGGGTTTGTTGTGACCAGCTGA
- a CDS encoding sulfurtransferase TusA family protein → MAKKLKPAKIVDVRGTICPGSLWEMLIAYKDAKIGDIIAVYSSDPDIKNDAPEWIEKSKNELVGVYDRDGYYEVLMRKSN, encoded by the coding sequence ATGGCAAAGAAATTGAAGCCGGCAAAAATTGTGGACGTTCGCGGAACTATTTGCCCTGGTTCTCTTTGGGAGATGTTGATAGCTTATAAAGATGCTAAGATCGGAGACATAATAGCAGTTTATTCCTCGGACCCGGATATAAAGAATGATGCTCCGGAATGGATCGAGAAGTCTAAAAATGAACTTGTAGGGGTATATGACCGAGACGGATATTACGAAGTTCTGATGAGGAAATCCAACTAG
- a CDS encoding winged helix-turn-helix domain-containing protein → MRIKIIKSLLESPKNANKLSLNLNVNYRTIEHHMKVLISNHLVLVQGDGYGKVYFPDQVIVRNIKMLQEIFTSAGIKEGI, encoded by the coding sequence ATGAGAATAAAGATAATTAAATCGTTATTAGAAAGTCCGAAAAACGCCAATAAGCTTAGTTTGAACCTTAACGTAAACTACAGGACGATAGAGCATCACATGAAAGTATTGATCTCAAACCATCTTGTTCTCGTTCAGGGAGATGGATATGGCAAAGTTTATTTTCCTGATCAGGTAATCGTGAGAAATATTAAAATGCTACAGGAAATATTCACTTCAGCGGGCATAAAGGAGGGGATCTGA
- a CDS encoding MFS transporter gives MIAEQKSPYRWVMAAIAGLLMTTSFISLTAFGILSSKMATYYHVSVNELTILGIDSFSIGLFAAFFLGNGGVFNTRLKTGVLLAQLFLIVPQFLIPIFNNIVVLIILRFLQGLMIMMLALFSIQLEGWFAPDERAKSLAFTLGAISLGSAAGGLLGVAFRSFSWQESYYVTGVLMLVGAIIYFALARDSPEQKKEFMQEEKVKHESAWKNPMTWVMGVIQIPLSWTLFSIGGYLSTYSRFLGYSISESGTLVIAWGLAGFAAAFVGAVLGDHLTRKANTNRGILRARLKVMTLADVLMAVGIILMVALGHLSFYALLVAVIINGFLMMFPPNYWALPGNIFPLVIVTEGAFGMGLISNSADAIGPLVTSSIISTIGWTGVFMIMLGLALLDIALNVFLAKSKIEVPEGKPE, from the coding sequence GTGATTGCCGAACAGAAATCTCCATACAGATGGGTCATGGCAGCGATAGCAGGTTTGCTTATGACTACAAGTTTCATCTCCCTTACGGCATTCGGCATCTTGTCTTCAAAGATGGCCACGTATTATCACGTGAGTGTAAACGAGTTGACCATCCTTGGCATAGATTCATTTTCAATAGGCCTTTTTGCAGCGTTTTTTCTCGGCAACGGTGGTGTTTTCAACACGCGTCTCAAGACCGGAGTACTTCTTGCTCAATTATTCCTAATAGTCCCGCAGTTTCTGATACCGATTTTCAATAATATTGTCGTTCTCATCATACTCCGTTTCCTTCAGGGACTTATGATCATGATGCTTGCCCTCTTCTCGATACAGCTCGAAGGATGGTTTGCCCCGGATGAAAGGGCAAAGTCTCTTGCTTTCACTCTTGGTGCCATCAGCCTTGGAAGCGCCGCTGGAGGTCTTTTAGGTGTAGCGTTCAGATCCTTCAGCTGGCAAGAATCCTATTACGTAACCGGCGTACTCATGCTGGTTGGGGCAATCATCTATTTTGCACTCGCCAGGGATTCACCTGAACAGAAGAAAGAATTCATGCAGGAAGAAAAGGTCAAGCATGAAAGCGCCTGGAAGAATCCAATGACATGGGTGATGGGCGTAATTCAGATACCATTGAGCTGGACACTCTTCAGCATTGGTGGATATCTCTCTACGTATTCTAGATTTCTCGGATATTCGATCTCTGAATCTGGAACACTTGTAATTGCGTGGGGTCTTGCCGGCTTTGCAGCTGCATTTGTCGGTGCAGTTCTCGGTGATCATTTGACCAGGAAGGCAAATACGAACAGGGGGATACTAAGGGCTCGATTAAAGGTGATGACTCTGGCGGATGTCCTGATGGCAGTTGGCATAATCCTCATGGTAGCTCTCGGGCATCTATCTTTCTATGCTCTGCTCGTGGCAGTTATAATAAATGGATTTCTAATGATGTTCCCTCCGAACTACTGGGCTCTTCCTGGGAACATATTTCCTCTTGTGATTGTTACAGAGGGTGCATTCGGGATGGGCTTGATTTCAAATTCAGCAGATGCAATAGGTCCGCTCGTCACTTCCTCAATCATCTCCACTATTGGATGGACAGGAGTTTTCATGATCATGCTTGGCCTTGCCCTCCTTGACATTGCTCTAAACGTTTTCCTTGCGAAGTCAAAAATTGAGGTCCCTGAAGGAAAACCCGAATGA